The Alnus glutinosa chromosome 7, dhAlnGlut1.1, whole genome shotgun sequence genome includes a region encoding these proteins:
- the LOC133874347 gene encoding membrane steroid-binding protein 2-like — protein MALYTTVMEEITGYTGLSPAALFTIVALMAVVYKTVCGMFVAPEDFNKPPVVTANFNSNILNMTNSSNTKDAQPLQLGEVTEHQLKAYDGSDPNKPILMAIKGQIYDVSSSRMFYGRGGPYAMFAGRDASRALALLSFKPQDLNGNLQGLDASELEILQDWEDKFMEKYVKVGHLACPTTNDSGS, from the exons ATGGCGCTGTATACGACTGTGATGGAAGAGATAACAGGGTACACGGGGCTATCACCGGCGGCCTTGTTCACGATCGTGGCTCTGATGGCTGTGGTTTACAAAACGGTGTGCGGCATGTTTGTTGCCCCCGAAGATTTCAACAAGCCGCCCGTTGTGACGGCCAACTTCAATTCCAACATTTTAAACATGACCAATTCTAGTAATACTAAAGATGCACAGCCGCTCCAGCTGGGAGAAGTTACTGAGCATCAACTGAAGGCTTACGACGGTTCTGACCCCAATAAGCCCATCTTGATGGCCATCAAAGGTCAGATCTACGACGTCTCTAGCTCCAG GATGTTTTATGGTCGGGGTGGGCCGTATGCAATGTTCGCTGGAAGGGACGCCAGCAGAGCCCTTGCGCTTCTGTCTTTTAAGCCCCAAGACCTCAATGGTAACCTTCAAGGTCTGGATGCGTCAGAGCTTGAAATTTTACAGGACTGGGAAGATAAATTCATGGAAAAATATGTGAAAGTAGGCCACCTTGCTTGTCCCACAACCAACGACTCAGGAAGCTAA